Proteins found in one Haloferax litoreum genomic segment:
- a CDS encoding class I SAM-dependent methyltransferase, giving the protein MDDPRTAVRETYDRIASHFASTREYPWPEVESFVTDATADGPATRALDLGCGNGRHVELLSGHADDVVGLDVSRGLLDEATTRATDRGFDAGLVQGDASRLPFVDDAFDLAVYVATLHHLTPRESRVASLDELARVLASDGRAVVSAWSTAHDTFDREEGFDTTVDWTLPGGETVPRFYHIYSPDEFDADLAESSLTVVESEISSGNCYAIVSGV; this is encoded by the coding sequence ATGGACGACCCTCGAACCGCGGTCCGCGAAACCTACGACCGCATCGCGTCACACTTCGCGTCCACACGCGAGTATCCGTGGCCGGAAGTCGAATCGTTCGTCACGGACGCGACGGCCGACGGGCCCGCCACGCGCGCTCTCGACCTCGGGTGCGGCAACGGCCGACACGTCGAACTCCTCTCGGGACACGCCGACGACGTCGTCGGATTAGACGTGAGTCGTGGCCTGCTGGACGAGGCAACGACCAGAGCGACGGACCGAGGGTTCGACGCTGGACTCGTACAGGGCGACGCATCCAGACTTCCGTTCGTCGACGACGCCTTCGACCTCGCCGTCTACGTGGCGACGCTCCACCACCTCACTCCTCGCGAGTCGCGCGTCGCGAGCCTCGACGAACTCGCTCGCGTCCTCGCGTCTGATGGTCGCGCCGTCGTCAGTGCGTGGAGTACGGCACACGACACCTTCGACAGAGAGGAGGGGTTCGACACGACGGTCGATTGGACGCTCCCCGGTGGCGAGACAGTGCCGCGGTTCTACCACATCTACTCGCCCGACGAATTCGACGCCGACCTCGCCGAAAGTTCGCTCACAGTCGTTGAATCGGAGATTTCGAGTGGGAACTGCTACGCTATCGTCAGCGGCGTGTGA
- a CDS encoding DUF5793 family protein codes for MRRDYFELDVRDVDWYEEDDTPRQPTVSIDFYGPPEELRERFSAPGGDVLASGDLDVSLRLQGPITETDTRGVVSVTDRLTGDYVLELNADAEDVLYFIGAAREYGRNSDDKDGHYRVDVAIEGEHFATFEKSMFLVYDVDGSLLRGRSLIPSGVEL; via the coding sequence ATGCGGCGTGATTACTTTGAACTCGACGTTCGCGATGTCGATTGGTACGAGGAAGACGACACTCCTCGCCAACCGACGGTCTCTATCGACTTTTATGGCCCACCCGAGGAACTCCGGGAGCGATTCTCCGCACCCGGCGGCGACGTCCTCGCGTCGGGGGACTTAGACGTATCTTTGCGCCTCCAGGGTCCAATCACCGAGACGGACACACGAGGTGTCGTCAGTGTGACTGACCGCCTGACCGGTGACTACGTCCTCGAACTCAACGCCGACGCGGAAGACGTGCTGTACTTCATCGGCGCGGCGCGGGAGTACGGCCGAAATTCGGACGACAAAGACGGCCACTATCGTGTCGACGTCGCCATCGAAGGCGAACACTTCGCCACGTTCGAGAAGTCGATGTTTCTCGTCTACGACGTAGACGGCAGTCTACTCCGTGGCCGGAGTCTCATCCCGTCTGGCGTCGAACTCTGA
- a CDS encoding type II/IV secretion system ATPase subunit: protein MPRDSTRDTRPTIDAAGGRGVFRLLRDGDFDIAADETRRILRRTAEMLRGSSLNVRPLIPEDTPLGTYDIPEGHEERERYWVNAPFAYVVVTFDTNATAHHYHVVEPNLDEFEASLLERVRTDIRDPLLYNRDIDPTREDALTNELATLLEQYGLELGMDSFHTLLYYLRRDFHGYGPLDPLMHDPHIEDISCDGYNLPLFVYHDEYTDIVTNISFESEELDNYVIRLAQRSGQHISVGDPVLGTTLPNGARAELALGEEVTPRGSAFTVRMYAEEPFTPIDLVEYGTFSIEEMAYLWLCIEHNKSLIFAGGTASGKTTSMNAVSMFVPPRAKVLSIEDTRELALYHDNWLSSVTRERLHEGTDITMYDLLRSALRHRPEYIIVGEVRGEEAVTLFQAMNTGHTTFSTMHADSIETVINRLENEPINVPRAMVQSLDLLCVQTLTRHDGERVRRSQTIGEIGDIDQRTGELDYSAAFSWDPEDDTFSQSDSSLLDQIQRENGWSRTELRRELRQREQFLRYLLDKGVSDYRRFTALINEYYADADDVMARVEADENIVDAGTRP, encoded by the coding sequence ATGCCACGAGATAGCACGAGAGATACGAGGCCGACAATCGACGCTGCGGGCGGCAGAGGCGTCTTCCGACTCCTCCGCGATGGTGACTTCGACATCGCCGCCGACGAGACGAGACGAATCTTGCGGCGAACCGCAGAGATGCTTCGCGGGTCGAGCCTGAACGTCCGTCCACTCATCCCAGAGGACACGCCACTCGGGACGTACGACATTCCAGAGGGGCACGAAGAACGCGAGCGATACTGGGTGAACGCGCCGTTCGCGTACGTCGTCGTCACCTTCGATACGAACGCGACTGCACACCACTACCACGTCGTCGAACCGAACCTCGACGAGTTCGAGGCGTCGCTCCTCGAGCGCGTTCGTACCGACATCCGCGACCCGTTGTTGTACAATCGCGACATCGACCCGACGCGCGAGGACGCCCTCACGAACGAACTCGCGACACTCCTCGAACAGTACGGTCTCGAACTGGGGATGGACTCGTTTCACACCCTGCTGTACTACCTCCGGCGCGACTTCCACGGGTACGGACCGCTCGACCCGTTGATGCACGACCCGCACATCGAGGACATCTCCTGTGACGGGTACAACCTCCCGCTGTTCGTCTATCACGACGAGTACACCGACATCGTGACGAACATCTCCTTCGAGAGCGAGGAACTCGACAACTACGTCATCCGCCTCGCACAGCGCTCCGGCCAGCACATCAGCGTCGGTGACCCCGTCCTCGGAACGACGCTCCCCAACGGTGCGCGCGCCGAGTTGGCACTCGGTGAAGAGGTGACGCCGCGCGGGTCGGCATTCACCGTCCGGATGTACGCTGAAGAGCCATTCACGCCCATCGACCTCGTGGAGTACGGGACGTTCTCCATCGAAGAGATGGCGTACCTGTGGCTCTGTATCGAGCACAACAAGAGCCTCATCTTCGCCGGCGGGACGGCCTCCGGGAAGACCACCTCGATGAACGCCGTCTCGATGTTCGTCCCACCGCGGGCGAAAGTGCTCTCGATAGAGGACACTCGCGAACTCGCGCTGTACCACGACAACTGGCTGTCGTCTGTCACCCGTGAACGCCTCCACGAAGGCACGGACATCACGATGTACGACCTCTTGCGGTCCGCGCTTCGCCACCGTCCGGAGTACATCATCGTCGGCGAAGTCCGCGGCGAGGAAGCGGTGACACTCTTCCAGGCGATGAACACGGGTCACACGACGTTCTCGACGATGCACGCCGACAGCATCGAGACGGTCATCAACCGACTGGAGAACGAACCCATCAACGTCCCGCGTGCGATGGTCCAATCGCTCGACTTGCTGTGTGTGCAGACGCTCACACGGCACGACGGCGAACGCGTCCGTCGGTCACAGACGATTGGCGAGATTGGCGACATCGACCAGCGAACCGGCGAACTCGACTACTCCGCCGCCTTCTCGTGGGACCCCGAAGACGACACGTTCAGCCAGAGCGACAGTTCGTTGCTCGACCAGATTCAACGCGAGAACGGATGGTCGCGGACCGAACTCCGTCGGGAACTTCGGCAACGTGAGCAGTTCCTCCGATACCTCCTCGACAAGGGCGTCTCCGACTACCGCCGGTTCACCGCACTCATCAACGAATACTACGCAGACGCCGACGACGTGATGGCCCGCGTCGAGGCCGACGAAAACATCGTCGACGCAGGAACGAGGCCCTGA
- a CDS encoding uracil-DNA glycosylase family protein gives MRNVTDRTSNPFGMRPSCDRFVPGYGDANADFHVIGDHPGIHGGAETGVPFTNEAGKRLQAALVDAGLLGTTGDEPTVNSTFVSYLHMCVPDGTPTAADYTDMERFFDAELRAIAAHVLLPVGAVATDHVLNNYTSVGWKTDIDMEALHGQEIRGSGFLVVPIKDPLEWDDDDHDELVAGLTTLQSTDFRRESDLGRFIPGDDPYLVR, from the coding sequence GTGAGGAACGTAACCGACCGCACGAGCAACCCGTTCGGCATGCGACCGTCGTGTGACCGGTTCGTCCCGGGATACGGCGACGCCAACGCTGATTTTCACGTCATCGGTGACCACCCCGGTATCCACGGTGGGGCCGAAACCGGCGTCCCGTTCACCAACGAAGCAGGCAAGCGACTCCAGGCAGCACTCGTCGATGCAGGCCTCTTGGGGACGACGGGCGACGAACCGACCGTGAACTCGACGTTCGTGTCGTATCTGCACATGTGTGTCCCAGACGGGACACCGACGGCCGCAGACTACACCGACATGGAGCGATTCTTCGACGCAGAACTCCGCGCAATCGCCGCCCACGTTCTGCTCCCTGTGGGCGCAGTCGCGACGGACCACGTCTTGAACAACTACACGTCTGTCGGATGGAAGACCGATATCGACATGGAAGCACTCCACGGACAGGAGATTCGCGGGAGTGGATTCCTCGTCGTTCCTATCAAGGACCCTCTCGAGTGGGACGACGATGACCACGACGAACTCGTCGCTGGCTTGACGACACTCCAGTCGACGGACTTCCGCCGTGAATCCGACCTCGGGCGGTTCATCCCCGGTGACGACCCGTATCTCGTCAGATAA
- a CDS encoding DUF7549 family protein, which yields MVWVRSEHAGALAVVSTWLCALLPWNITYSSSIAGVSFLFVRFPFLEIQYAWGLSQRVAVRNPLSALSLQSGQTVEIAYQVWVVGAAALALALLFSFAYYLREERVEAGPVDPVRLLGGLLGVVGLSFGASSYLLATRGIPGIPLPVGVVIALVFAGVLLTVERS from the coding sequence ATGGTCTGGGTCCGGTCTGAACACGCAGGCGCACTGGCAGTCGTTTCGACGTGGCTCTGCGCACTTCTCCCGTGGAACATCACGTACTCGTCGAGCATCGCCGGCGTCAGTTTCTTGTTCGTCAGGTTTCCCTTCCTCGAAATTCAGTACGCGTGGGGGCTGTCCCAACGCGTTGCTGTCCGTAATCCGTTGTCTGCGCTGTCGCTCCAGTCGGGACAGACCGTCGAAATCGCCTATCAGGTGTGGGTCGTCGGTGCGGCGGCGTTGGCGCTCGCACTCCTCTTTTCGTTCGCGTACTATCTACGTGAAGAACGCGTCGAGGCGGGGCCAGTCGACCCTGTCCGACTCCTCGGCGGCCTCCTCGGAGTCGTCGGCCTCTCGTTCGGAGCGTCGTCGTATCTGCTCGCAACGCGTGGAATACCGGGCATTCCGCTCCCTGTCGGCGTCGTCATCGCACTCGTCTTCGCCGGCGTCCTGTTGACTGTCGAACGTTCCTGA
- a CDS encoding type II secretion system F family protein, giving the protein MEFGLHYLPLLVAIAITLPVVLSPVSRRADLVVSQVALPIFGFYVANENPRRREQRHRLRAAHVGVTHRVYASRTLLMAGVFGVAGSIFGVYVAAALLETLAVSSKTVQSTLPAALQFLGGLAGIEALSLGQLFFILLFSSATIGTVLAVGVYWIRWYYLVERADTRSAEIEATLPRTVAFTFALSRSGMPFPKVLQTLARNEAVYGEAAREVGVAVRDMDAFGTDVLTALKSMATRTPSPNLEEFTANLASVLGSGRNLSSFLREQYERFQEEAEAQQQQYLELLSTLAEVYVTVLVAGPLFFITVLVVIGLVLADTLFVIRLLGYVAIPLASFGFVVYIDSITRSLRGSVVVDDDVQTAGDSIRAIEGRTESGTRPATDGGEVADRWQANRERLAAYDRFAWLRRWVDQPISQLGRNPFATLVITIPLGILWVALQSSPPDISLERLLSSPPPIPTVALPETSATTKMILDVVAAVDQHVVEAGIVSLFAIAFVYEARKRRVRAIEQGMPDFLDRLASVNEAGLTIVQSLRRVSSSDLGPLGDEVERTCRDIDWGADAQTALRRMDRRTTSPMVSRSVTLITNAMSASGDIAPVLRIAANEAQDSRRLARERTQEMLTYLIVIYISFFVFLGIVVALTVSFIPAVEQATSQAAVGSGGVAGVTSGTFSGLRDVDTQAYSVLFYHLSVIQGVCSGLIAGQLGEGEVADGIKHAGVLLLITYALFSFI; this is encoded by the coding sequence ATGGAGTTCGGCCTGCACTATCTCCCCCTCCTCGTCGCCATCGCCATCACGCTTCCCGTGGTGCTGTCGCCGGTGAGCAGGCGCGCTGACTTGGTGGTCTCGCAGGTCGCACTCCCAATCTTCGGCTTCTACGTCGCCAACGAGAACCCACGGCGCAGAGAGCAACGCCACCGACTCCGCGCGGCGCACGTCGGTGTCACTCATCGTGTGTACGCCTCGCGGACCTTGCTCATGGCCGGAGTCTTCGGCGTCGCAGGGAGCATCTTCGGCGTCTACGTCGCCGCCGCACTCCTCGAAACGCTCGCCGTCTCGTCAAAGACGGTGCAATCGACGCTCCCCGCTGCACTCCAGTTCCTCGGTGGCCTCGCGGGCATCGAGGCCCTCTCGCTCGGTCAGTTGTTCTTCATCCTCCTGTTTTCGAGTGCGACCATCGGGACGGTGCTCGCCGTCGGCGTCTACTGGATTCGCTGGTACTACCTCGTCGAGCGTGCGGACACGCGCTCTGCGGAAATCGAGGCGACACTCCCGCGGACAGTGGCGTTTACCTTCGCTCTCTCACGGTCCGGGATGCCGTTCCCGAAGGTGCTCCAGACACTCGCTCGCAACGAGGCAGTCTACGGTGAGGCGGCCCGAGAAGTTGGCGTCGCCGTCCGCGACATGGACGCGTTCGGGACGGACGTCCTCACCGCGCTAAAGTCGATGGCGACGCGGACGCCGAGTCCGAACCTCGAAGAGTTCACGGCGAACCTCGCGAGCGTCCTCGGAAGCGGTCGAAACCTCTCGTCGTTCCTCCGCGAACAGTACGAGCGGTTTCAGGAGGAAGCAGAGGCCCAGCAGCAACAGTACCTCGAACTCCTCTCGACGCTCGCCGAGGTGTACGTCACCGTGCTCGTCGCGGGACCGTTGTTCTTCATCACGGTTCTCGTCGTCATCGGCCTCGTCCTCGCGGATACACTGTTCGTCATCCGTCTGCTCGGGTACGTCGCGATTCCGCTCGCCAGTTTCGGCTTCGTCGTCTACATCGACAGCATCACTCGCTCGCTTCGGGGAAGCGTCGTCGTCGACGACGACGTACAGACGGCGGGCGACTCGATTCGGGCAATCGAGGGACGAACGGAGTCTGGCACGCGGCCTGCGACAGACGGTGGAGAAGTCGCAGACCGGTGGCAGGCGAACCGCGAACGACTCGCCGCGTACGACCGGTTCGCCTGGCTTCGCCGGTGGGTCGACCAACCCATCAGTCAACTCGGGCGGAACCCGTTTGCGACGCTCGTCATCACGATTCCGCTCGGAATTCTCTGGGTCGCCCTTCAGTCGTCGCCGCCCGACATCTCGCTCGAACGACTCCTGTCGTCGCCACCGCCGATTCCGACTGTTGCACTCCCGGAGACGTCGGCAACCACCAAGATGATACTCGACGTGGTCGCCGCCGTCGACCAACACGTCGTCGAGGCGGGTATCGTCTCGCTGTTCGCCATCGCCTTCGTCTACGAGGCGCGGAAGCGCCGGGTTCGGGCCATCGAACAGGGCATGCCCGACTTTCTGGACAGACTCGCGAGCGTCAACGAAGCGGGCCTCACTATCGTTCAGAGCCTTCGACGCGTGTCCTCGTCCGACCTCGGCCCACTCGGTGACGAAGTCGAGCGAACCTGCCGCGACATCGACTGGGGGGCCGACGCACAGACGGCGCTCCGCCGGATGGACCGCCGCACGACGAGTCCGATGGTCTCGCGGTCGGTCACGCTCATCACCAACGCGATGAGTGCGAGCGGCGACATCGCGCCGGTTCTCAGAATCGCGGCAAACGAGGCGCAGGACAGTCGCCGACTGGCCCGAGAACGAACTCAGGAGATGCTGACGTACCTCATCGTCATCTACATCTCCTTCTTCGTGTTCCTCGGCATCGTCGTCGCCCTGACCGTCTCGTTCATCCCGGCGGTCGAACAGGCGACGTCCCAGGCGGCGGTCGGGTCCGGAGGCGTCGCAGGCGTCACCTCCGGGACGTTCTCTGGCCTGCGCGACGTGGACACGCAGGCCTACTCGGTGCTGTTCTACCACCTCTCTGTGATACAGGGCGTCTGCTCTGGCCTCATTGCAGGCCAACTGGGAGAAGGCGAAGTCGCCGACGGCATCAAACACGCGGGCGTCCTCCTGCTCATCACCTACGCCCTGTTCTCGTTTATCTGA